One region of Metallosphaera sedula DSM 5348 genomic DNA includes:
- a CDS encoding NAD(P)-dependent oxidoreductase, which produces MRVGLAGLGVMGWRIGVNLRNAGKLDVVYNRTSSKAEEFSRKYQVKMAKSVRELAQESDVIILMLSDDSAVKGVVSDILPVVKGKTIVDMSTISPSVSMELATQVFNAGGRMYDAPVVGTSIMVEQKKLTVLVGGPEEGFPEIRDLLSHTASTVLYMGKNGMGLYAKLVNNLLIGAYVASMAEAFNLGVKSGLDPKLVAEFLAKYSSARSPTSEIKAGKMATRDYSTQFATKHMRKDLEIIDREAQKLGVINPMSSLALQLYRMAESWGFSEDDYIAVLEVFMGRGVRS; this is translated from the coding sequence ATGCGCGTGGGACTAGCTGGTCTGGGTGTAATGGGATGGAGAATAGGTGTGAATCTAAGGAACGCAGGAAAATTGGACGTGGTGTACAACAGGACATCGTCCAAGGCAGAGGAATTCTCAAGGAAATACCAAGTTAAAATGGCGAAAAGCGTCAGGGAACTTGCCCAGGAATCCGACGTAATCATCCTCATGTTATCTGACGATTCTGCAGTAAAGGGAGTGGTCTCGGATATTCTACCTGTAGTGAAGGGCAAGACCATCGTAGACATGTCCACCATTTCCCCCTCGGTGAGCATGGAGTTGGCAACTCAAGTTTTCAATGCTGGAGGAAGGATGTATGACGCTCCTGTGGTTGGGACATCAATCATGGTGGAGCAGAAGAAGTTGACAGTCCTCGTGGGAGGACCAGAGGAGGGATTTCCGGAAATAAGGGACCTTCTTTCACATACCGCCTCCACCGTGCTATACATGGGTAAGAACGGGATGGGCCTGTACGCCAAACTAGTGAATAATCTGCTCATAGGAGCTTACGTGGCCTCCATGGCTGAGGCATTCAACCTAGGGGTCAAGAGCGGTCTGGATCCCAAGCTAGTTGCAGAGTTCCTCGCCAAGTACAGCAGTGCCAGATCTCCCACCTCTGAGATCAAGGCAGGGAAGATGGCAACAAGGGACTATTCGACCCAGTTTGCCACAAAACACATGAGAAAGGACCTCGAGATAATTGATAGGGAGGCCCAGAAGTTAGGCGTAATTAATCCCATGTCCTCCCTTGCGCTTCAACTGTATAGGATGGCAGAATCCTGGGGCTTCTCCGAGGACGACTATATCGCTGTCCTAGAGGTGTTCATGGGCAGGGGTGTCCGATCATAA
- a CDS encoding translation initiation factor IF-5A yields the protein MGINYSTVGEMKEGSYIVIDGEPCRVVEVTKAKTGKHGSAKANIIAVSIFTGAKKTLMAPVDSTVEVPIIEKRMGQVISNVGDKVQIMDLETYETFEIDMPTEEDVASKIKKDAEVEYWEVMGRKKIVRVK from the coding sequence ATGGGGATAAATTACTCCACAGTTGGTGAAATGAAAGAAGGTAGCTACATAGTTATAGATGGAGAGCCCTGCAGAGTAGTAGAGGTTACCAAGGCCAAGACTGGAAAGCACGGAAGCGCTAAGGCTAACATAATCGCAGTCAGCATCTTCACTGGGGCTAAAAAGACCCTCATGGCTCCAGTGGACTCAACAGTGGAAGTGCCCATCATTGAGAAACGCATGGGACAGGTAATCTCCAATGTTGGAGACAAGGTTCAGATCATGGATCTCGAGACGTATGAAACCTTTGAGATAGACATGCCCACCGAGGAGGATGTGGCCAGCAAGATAAAGAAGGACGCCGAGGTGGAGTATTGGGAAGTAATGGGAAGGAAAAAGATAGTCAGGGTAAAGTAA
- the agl16 gene encoding glycosylation protein Agl16, whose amino-acid sequence MLTPLFLPVKGGTEVHVYNLSKELLKLSVDVEVHTTRDTYEERGVLKPFEIIDGIRVIRHPRTWKFNKEPDLLHFHNLGRKFSAWNLYTFWFTLLESRFHDIPMVMTPHDIFVVNRGAILNALQKYMGNRVHRIIAVSEWEREEMIRKGFQGSKIVTIPNGVEDRVFEYPTTQGTHDYLFYLARISPEKNQLFAIRCIKDIDIKLMLAGQVRDREYFQLLMSTVKELGLENRVKYLGQVTDEEKYALMDGSLATILTSEVEADPLVIKEAMVRGVPVIVGDRAKVLPTLVKDRVNGFVVSNCEQLKQAVESLRDPNLRKEIGERNREISKNWRWREVSLKVLELYKSLV is encoded by the coding sequence ATGCTCACACCCCTTTTTCTACCCGTCAAGGGAGGAACAGAAGTCCATGTTTACAACCTAAGTAAGGAGCTCCTCAAGCTTTCAGTTGACGTTGAGGTACACACAACCAGGGATACCTATGAGGAAAGGGGTGTCCTCAAACCCTTCGAGATTATAGACGGAATAAGGGTGATAAGGCATCCAAGGACTTGGAAGTTCAACAAGGAACCTGATCTGCTTCACTTCCACAATCTTGGGAGGAAATTCAGTGCATGGAACCTTTACACCTTTTGGTTCACCCTACTTGAGTCAAGGTTTCACGACATTCCCATGGTTATGACCCCACATGACATTTTCGTGGTAAACAGGGGAGCCATTCTAAACGCGTTGCAGAAGTACATGGGAAATAGAGTTCATCGCATAATCGCAGTAAGTGAATGGGAGAGAGAAGAGATGATAAGAAAAGGTTTCCAAGGGAGCAAGATTGTAACCATACCCAATGGCGTAGAGGACAGGGTATTTGAGTATCCAACAACACAAGGAACACATGACTATCTGTTTTACCTCGCAAGAATTAGCCCTGAAAAGAACCAGTTATTTGCCATAAGATGCATAAAGGACATAGACATCAAGCTAATGCTGGCAGGTCAGGTAAGGGACCGAGAATATTTTCAACTTCTCATGAGCACCGTGAAGGAACTTGGTCTTGAGAACAGGGTAAAGTATCTGGGGCAGGTGACAGACGAGGAAAAGTACGCCTTAATGGACGGTTCACTGGCAACCATCTTGACCTCGGAAGTTGAAGCAGATCCATTGGTGATCAAGGAGGCCATGGTCAGGGGAGTTCCAGTGATAGTTGGGGATAGGGCTAAGGTTCTTCCCACGTTGGTGAAGGATCGCGTCAACGGGTTTGTGGTCTCTAACTGTGAACAACTGAAACAAGCTGTGGAATCCCTGAGAGACCCCAACTTAAGGAAGGAGATAGGGGAAAGAAACAGGGAAATCTCCAAGAACTGGAGATGGAGAGAAGTATCCCTAAAGGTCCTTGAACTCTACAAGAGTCTTGTATGA
- a CDS encoding signal recognition particle protein Srp54 gives MLDGIRDAVRKFLGGNTSYEVAVEEFIKDIQKALISSDVQVKLVFSLTNKIKERLKKETPPSNLERREWFIKIVYDELSALFGGDKEPEVNPKSIPWVIMLVGVQGTGKTTTAGKLAYFYKKRGYKVALVGADVYRPAALEQLQQIGKQINVPVYGEPGSQDAVGIAKRGVEKFLSERYELVIVDTAGRHGYGEEVKLLEEMKDIYEKIKPNEVILVIDASLGQKAYDLAKRFHEASNVGSIIITKMDGTAKGGGALSAVAATGAPIKFIGVGEKIDELEVFNPRRFVARILGMGDLEAIIEKMKAMEDYEGIQKKMGEVMTGKSKLTLRDMYKQIVAVRKMGPLSKILQLIPGMNMMGDIPEDQVKVGEQKMQRWLSIMNSMTYQELDNPSIIDKQRMRRIAMGSGTEVEEVRELIEHFNTVQRTLKMLKRRKKDVEKLFGQMGG, from the coding sequence TTGTTAGACGGAATAAGGGACGCGGTAAGGAAATTTTTAGGAGGAAACACTTCCTACGAGGTAGCTGTAGAGGAGTTCATTAAGGACATTCAGAAGGCCCTTATTTCGTCAGATGTTCAGGTTAAACTTGTTTTCTCACTTACCAACAAGATTAAGGAGAGACTCAAGAAGGAAACTCCTCCCTCAAACCTGGAGAGGAGAGAGTGGTTCATCAAGATAGTTTATGACGAGCTTTCAGCCCTGTTTGGAGGGGATAAGGAACCAGAGGTTAACCCCAAGTCAATCCCATGGGTTATCATGCTAGTGGGAGTCCAGGGCACTGGAAAGACCACAACCGCAGGCAAACTAGCTTACTTCTACAAGAAGAGAGGTTATAAGGTGGCCTTGGTTGGGGCAGACGTATATAGGCCAGCTGCACTGGAGCAACTTCAGCAGATAGGGAAACAGATAAACGTCCCCGTTTACGGAGAACCTGGAAGTCAGGACGCAGTTGGAATAGCCAAAAGAGGCGTGGAGAAGTTCCTTTCAGAGAGGTACGAACTAGTGATCGTGGATACGGCGGGAAGACACGGATACGGCGAGGAGGTTAAACTCCTGGAGGAAATGAAGGACATCTACGAAAAGATCAAGCCCAACGAGGTTATCCTAGTTATAGATGCCTCCCTGGGACAGAAGGCCTACGATCTGGCCAAGAGGTTCCATGAGGCCAGCAACGTTGGTTCCATCATCATCACCAAGATGGACGGTACCGCGAAGGGAGGGGGTGCCCTCTCTGCCGTAGCGGCAACAGGTGCCCCAATAAAATTCATCGGTGTGGGCGAGAAGATAGACGAACTGGAGGTCTTCAATCCCAGGAGGTTTGTGGCCAGGATCCTCGGAATGGGAGACCTGGAGGCTATCATAGAGAAGATGAAGGCCATGGAGGATTACGAGGGGATACAGAAGAAAATGGGGGAGGTCATGACAGGGAAGTCCAAGCTCACCCTGAGGGACATGTACAAGCAGATAGTTGCCGTGAGGAAAATGGGTCCACTCTCTAAGATCCTGCAGTTGATACCTGGAATGAATATGATGGGGGATATCCCCGAGGACCAGGTTAAGGTAGGAGAACAAAAAATGCAGAGGTGGCTTTCCATCATGAACTCAATGACCTATCAAGAACTGGACAATCCCTCAATTATTGATAAACAGAGAATGAGGAGGATAGCCATGGGATCTGGGACGGAGGTTGAAGAGGTAAGGGAACTCATAGAGCATTTCAATACGGTACAGAGAACTCTTAAGATGCTCAAGAGAAGGAAAAAGGATGTCGAAAAACTCTTCGGCCAAATGGGTGGCTGA
- a CDS encoding glycosyltransferase family 2 protein, whose product MQILSEIFENFTVDVYNETIKELKRTSRWEFLGMLGSSPLMASLFPGWQFKTALDAVKLGWYFALPKVGEFGASKLVLEKEKPFIDVNELKGFRYDGLVINQVVTSGKNLRTVERTVKSIHHWYGEVERRYSVRIPHEVWIVVDEGREAGLRGLDARVEVVPAEYRTRNGSMFKARALQYAVEQRGGTGSGTWVYYHDEETVFGEDSVLGIAEFVQGDRDVGVHPIVYPVNWRGDVLSTIETLRTSNDVVSLSLSPRGMWHGSGFMVRGEVEREIGWDFGPVRAEDLLFHLRASRRFRYGVMKGFVYEIPPQNLMDFMRQRRRWILGILDGFKDGRMDVRNRVKYLLGLTSWYSSALGFLVPLFVYMRDASAPLPIGPYLTGPIWFTLLLMLKDGFVLTRRYAGLRGRDLPSFMVKGLVGLMLEAIAPWYTLFTGWRDHGFHVIDKG is encoded by the coding sequence ATGCAGATTTTATCCGAGATATTCGAAAATTTTACTGTTGACGTCTATAATGAAACTATCAAAGAATTGAAAAGAACCTCGAGATGGGAGTTCCTTGGGATGTTGGGCTCATCGCCCCTAATGGCGTCTCTCTTCCCGGGATGGCAGTTCAAGACTGCCCTGGATGCCGTGAAGTTGGGGTGGTACTTCGCCCTGCCCAAAGTGGGAGAATTTGGGGCCTCCAAGCTTGTTCTCGAGAAGGAGAAGCCCTTCATTGACGTGAATGAGCTTAAGGGGTTTAGGTACGACGGGTTAGTTATCAATCAGGTTGTTACCTCGGGCAAGAACTTGAGGACCGTGGAGAGGACCGTGAAGTCCATTCATCATTGGTATGGCGAGGTGGAGAGGAGGTACTCTGTGAGGATACCCCACGAGGTCTGGATTGTGGTTGACGAGGGAAGGGAGGCAGGTTTGAGGGGGTTAGACGCTAGGGTGGAGGTAGTTCCAGCAGAGTATAGGACCAGGAATGGGTCCATGTTCAAGGCCAGGGCACTCCAGTACGCCGTGGAACAGAGGGGAGGCACTGGATCAGGCACGTGGGTTTACTACCACGATGAGGAGACCGTGTTTGGGGAGGACAGCGTCCTAGGAATTGCCGAATTTGTTCAAGGGGACAGGGACGTTGGGGTTCATCCCATAGTTTACCCGGTTAACTGGAGAGGCGACGTGTTATCCACGATTGAGACGTTGAGGACGTCCAATGACGTGGTGAGCCTTTCCCTGTCCCCCAGGGGAATGTGGCACGGCTCTGGTTTCATGGTTAGGGGAGAGGTGGAGAGGGAGATTGGATGGGACTTTGGCCCAGTGAGGGCTGAGGACCTCCTCTTCCACCTGAGGGCATCACGGAGGTTCAGGTACGGAGTCATGAAGGGTTTCGTGTACGAGATACCTCCGCAGAACTTAATGGACTTCATGAGGCAGAGGAGGAGATGGATACTGGGGATACTTGACGGGTTCAAGGACGGAAGGATGGATGTAAGGAATAGGGTGAAGTACCTTCTGGGTTTAACTAGCTGGTACTCCTCCGCGTTGGGTTTCCTGGTGCCCCTATTCGTGTACATGAGGGATGCAAGCGCACCTCTTCCCATTGGACCATATCTAACCGGGCCCATCTGGTTCACCCTGCTCCTCATGTTAAAGGACGGCTTTGTGCTCACTAGGAGGTATGCTGGCCTCAGGGGACGGGACCTTCCAAGTTTCATGGTGAAGGGATTAGTAGGGCTCATGCTTGAGGCCATAGCCCCTTGGTATACCCTGTTTACAGGATGGAGGGATCACGGGTTCCACGTCATAGATAAGGGATAG
- a CDS encoding chromatin protein Cren7: MTYKKAVKIKTPGGKEAELAPEKAWTLAPKGRKGVKIGLFKDPESGKYFRHKLPDDYPV, encoded by the coding sequence ATGACATACAAGAAGGCAGTTAAGATCAAGACACCAGGAGGAAAGGAAGCTGAGCTGGCTCCAGAAAAGGCATGGACCCTGGCCCCCAAGGGAAGGAAGGGCGTAAAGATAGGTCTATTCAAGGACCCCGAATCCGGAAAGTACTTCAGGCACAAGCTACCCGACGACTACCCAGTTTAA
- the lysS gene encoding homocitrate synthase, whose protein sequence is MKVGILDSTLREGEQTPGVVFTTEQRVEIAKALSDLGVSMIEAGHPAVSPDIYEGIKRIVKLKREGEITSEILGHSRAVKRDVEIASELEVDRIAIFYGVSDIHLKAKTKTTREEALNIIADVVQYAKAHGVKVRFTAEDATRTDLDYLVKVARTARDAGADRISIADTVGILYPVKTRELFSYLVKEVPGVEFDIHAHNDLGMAVANALAAVEGGATIIHATVNGLGERVGIVPLQAVAAALKYHFNVDVVKLDRLSSVASLVEKYSGITMPPNFPITGDYAFVHKAGVHVAGILNDPRTYEFMPPEVFGRSRDYVIDKYTGKHAVKDRFERLGVKLDDRELEQVLARIKSSEGTRYFRDVDLLEIAEEVTGKVLKPRPPERIEAVVSVKCGSNVYTTSVTRRLSIIPGVKEVMEISGDYDILVKVEARDSAELNNIVESIRSVKGVESTLTSLVLKKM, encoded by the coding sequence ATGAAAGTAGGTATACTAGATTCGACTTTGAGGGAAGGCGAACAGACTCCTGGAGTTGTGTTCACCACTGAGCAGAGAGTCGAGATAGCCAAGGCCCTATCCGATCTGGGAGTTTCCATGATTGAGGCCGGTCACCCGGCAGTTTCACCGGACATTTATGAGGGAATAAAGAGGATCGTGAAGCTCAAGAGGGAGGGAGAGATCACCTCCGAGATCCTGGGTCACAGCAGGGCTGTGAAGAGGGACGTGGAGATTGCCAGCGAACTCGAGGTGGACAGGATAGCCATCTTCTACGGGGTAAGCGACATTCACCTCAAGGCCAAGACTAAGACCACCAGGGAGGAGGCTCTCAACATCATTGCGGACGTGGTTCAGTACGCCAAGGCCCACGGGGTCAAGGTCAGGTTCACGGCAGAGGACGCAACCAGGACTGACCTGGACTACCTGGTTAAGGTCGCCAGAACGGCTAGGGATGCAGGAGCTGACAGGATAAGCATAGCTGATACCGTGGGGATCCTCTACCCCGTGAAGACCAGGGAACTCTTCTCCTATCTAGTAAAGGAAGTCCCCGGGGTCGAGTTCGACATCCACGCCCACAACGACCTGGGTATGGCAGTGGCCAACGCCCTGGCAGCAGTTGAGGGAGGCGCAACCATAATTCACGCTACCGTGAACGGCCTCGGTGAGAGAGTGGGAATTGTTCCCCTGCAGGCCGTGGCAGCAGCCCTCAAGTACCACTTTAACGTCGACGTGGTTAAGCTTGACAGGCTCTCGAGTGTGGCCTCGCTCGTGGAAAAGTATAGCGGGATCACCATGCCCCCCAACTTCCCAATCACGGGAGATTATGCCTTCGTGCATAAGGCTGGAGTCCACGTGGCTGGGATACTCAACGACCCAAGAACTTACGAGTTCATGCCACCCGAGGTCTTTGGTAGATCCAGGGATTACGTCATAGACAAGTACACCGGTAAGCACGCGGTCAAGGATAGATTTGAAAGACTTGGGGTAAAGCTGGACGACAGGGAACTGGAGCAGGTACTTGCGAGGATCAAGTCCAGTGAGGGAACCAGGTACTTCAGGGATGTGGACCTCCTGGAGATAGCGGAGGAGGTCACGGGTAAGGTGCTCAAGCCGAGACCTCCAGAGAGGATTGAGGCCGTGGTCTCGGTGAAGTGTGGCTCCAACGTTTACACCACCTCCGTGACCAGGAGGCTGTCCATAATCCCCGGGGTAAAGGAAGTCATGGAAATTTCAGGGGATTACGACATACTCGTTAAGGTGGAGGCAAGGGACTCAGCGGAGCTTAACAACATTGTGGAGAGCATCAGGTCAGTGAAGGGAGTCGAGTCAACCCTGACCTCACTGGTTCTCAAGAAGATGTAA
- the pyrH gene encoding UMP kinase — translation MKLVIKVTGKFFDDQGDKTPLSSAIRSLVQEGHRVALVTGGGTTARKYISLGRSLNLNEASLDLLGIWVARLNAFLMALSMPDLAYSRIPESLEQFLEYWGHGKVVVVGGFQPGQSTAAVSALVAEAISADYLVMVTTVEGVFDSDPKKNPNAKFLPRVTTTELKSILENTQSVKAGTYELLDPMAMKIVERSRIKVIVTSVDKIGKLTRIIKGEETASIVEPV, via the coding sequence ATGAAGTTAGTCATCAAGGTAACAGGGAAGTTTTTTGATGATCAAGGAGATAAGACTCCCCTCTCTTCTGCCATTAGGTCTCTAGTCCAGGAGGGCCATCGCGTTGCCCTGGTAACGGGTGGAGGAACGACCGCGAGGAAGTACATCTCCCTGGGAAGGTCACTTAACCTGAATGAGGCAAGCCTTGACCTACTGGGGATCTGGGTAGCTAGGCTCAACGCCTTCCTCATGGCCCTGTCGATGCCAGATCTGGCCTACTCCAGGATCCCAGAGAGCCTGGAGCAGTTCCTAGAGTACTGGGGTCACGGCAAGGTCGTGGTGGTTGGGGGATTCCAACCTGGTCAATCCACGGCAGCAGTTTCAGCCCTCGTCGCTGAGGCGATCTCGGCAGACTACCTTGTAATGGTGACCACGGTCGAGGGGGTCTTTGATAGCGATCCCAAGAAGAACCCCAACGCTAAGTTCCTTCCACGCGTTACCACCACCGAGTTGAAATCAATCTTAGAAAACACGCAGTCAGTCAAGGCAGGAACTTACGAGCTTCTGGATCCCATGGCCATGAAAATCGTGGAGAGATCCAGGATCAAGGTAATAGTAACCAGCGTGGACAAGATAGGTAAGCTTACAAGAATTATTAAGGGAGAAGAAACTGCTAGTATAGTTGAGCCGGTGTAA
- a CDS encoding PaREP1 family protein codes for MIVQTAADVYLEEADGLLEKGDVVQASEKYYKAAEEAVKLLALSRNLGIVKEVERKGKWSLDDLQEAVRELEKEMGGIEDLWKSAIVVLSTTLQPHILEKEVRKVKELVRISDGAYTLPD; via the coding sequence ATGATAGTTCAAACTGCTGCCGACGTGTATCTGGAGGAAGCTGATGGACTCCTGGAGAAGGGAGACGTGGTTCAAGCTAGCGAGAAGTACTATAAGGCTGCGGAGGAGGCGGTTAAGCTTCTGGCCTTGTCGAGGAACCTTGGGATAGTTAAGGAAGTGGAAAGAAAAGGGAAGTGGAGTCTCGACGATTTGCAGGAGGCTGTGAGAGAGCTGGAGAAGGAGATGGGAGGAATTGAGGATCTCTGGAAATCTGCCATAGTAGTTTTGAGTACAACACTTCAACCCCACATCCTTGAGAAGGAGGTTCGGAAAGTGAAAGAACTTGTCAGGATCTCAGATGGGGCGTACACTCTCCCCGACTAG
- a CDS encoding SDR family oxidoreductase produces MFPVQGKRVLVTSSTEGIGRGVAETFASHGAVVTITSRSGEKLHRALHDLRKISPAVYGTQSDMTNLGSLNSLVSYALHVMGGIDILVVNSGNPPREPITFSEADIHDWEYATKLYLLSAVSLSKLVIPDMISRQWGRIFFLSSWTVREPQSILVLADVSRSPLLQLTKILSRDYGRHGITVNTILMGSFPTEGAKKTLSRYAESKGLPFEQVWKERVLDPISVGRLGDVKRDLGSLLLFLSTDMGSYITGTSILVDGGTTSSVG; encoded by the coding sequence ATGTTTCCTGTTCAGGGAAAAAGGGTACTTGTTACCTCATCCACAGAGGGAATAGGCAGGGGAGTTGCAGAGACCTTTGCCTCCCACGGCGCCGTGGTCACAATCACCTCTAGATCTGGGGAGAAGTTGCACCGGGCACTTCACGACCTAAGGAAGATCAGCCCAGCAGTTTACGGAACCCAGTCAGACATGACCAATCTGGGCTCGTTGAACTCCCTAGTCTCATACGCTCTCCACGTTATGGGAGGAATAGACATCCTAGTGGTGAATTCAGGGAATCCACCCAGGGAACCCATCACCTTCTCAGAGGCTGACATTCACGACTGGGAATATGCGACCAAGCTCTACCTTCTCAGCGCCGTCTCCCTTTCCAAGCTGGTTATCCCCGACATGATTTCCAGGCAATGGGGCAGGATATTCTTCCTCTCCTCCTGGACCGTGAGGGAGCCCCAGAGCATCCTAGTCCTCGCTGACGTTTCCCGTTCCCCACTTCTTCAGTTAACCAAGATCCTCTCAAGGGACTACGGCAGACACGGGATCACCGTCAACACGATCCTCATGGGTAGCTTCCCCACCGAAGGCGCCAAGAAAACCCTATCGCGATACGCTGAATCCAAGGGCCTCCCCTTCGAACAAGTTTGGAAGGAGAGGGTCCTCGACCCCATCTCCGTTGGTAGGCTGGGCGATGTGAAGAGGGACCTAGGCTCCCTCCTTCTCTTTCTCTCCACGGACATGGGAAGTTACATCACGGGCACAAGCATCCTGGTGGACGGAGGAACAACGTCATCCGTGGGTTAA
- a CDS encoding DUF3782 domain-containing protein encodes MISKDEILRLLREDPDFRKQVEEILGIDVIRSEYQEMRKTLAEIVASLRALTESSMAQAEAQKRMADGMTKLEEKMAELAEAQRKTQEALLKLEDRTSKLEEKMAELAEAQRKTQEALLKLEDRTSKLEEKMAELVESQRRMQEAFLKLEDRTSKLEEKMAELAEAQRKTQEALLKLEDRTSKLEDTTSKLEAKMVELAEAQRKTEEALAIMTQSLTQVKKGQEELAMKVERMEKTVSNIGKRWGEDYEELVRGFFRDFVDQEGLDFSYVNRFTYKDKDGKYGKKGARYEVDILAKNGKVYLVEVKSFAENDDIEWFDVKTDVIIDVLGIKNFVKLFLAVSVDKDALETAKDLGIRLVYGDVYERKKSTSDSEL; translated from the coding sequence ATGATATCAAAGGATGAGATACTGAGGCTGTTGAGGGAGGATCCAGACTTTAGGAAGCAGGTAGAGGAGATATTAGGGATTGACGTTATCCGCTCCGAGTATCAGGAGATGAGGAAAACCTTAGCTGAGATTGTGGCCTCACTAAGGGCCCTCACTGAAAGCTCAATGGCACAGGCCGAAGCTCAGAAGAGGATGGCCGATGGGATGACGAAGCTCGAGGAGAAAATGGCGGAACTAGCAGAGGCACAACGCAAGACTCAAGAAGCCCTCCTGAAGCTCGAGGACAGAACCTCTAAACTCGAGGAGAAGATGGCAGAGCTCGCGGAAGCGCAACGCAAGACTCAAGAAGCCCTCCTGAAGCTCGAGGACAGAACCTCTAAACTCGAGGAGAAGATGGCAGAGCTTGTTGAGTCCCAACGCAGAATGCAGGAGGCATTCCTCAAGCTCGAGGACAGAACCTCTAAACTCGAGGAGAAGATGGCAGAGCTCGCGGAAGCGCAACGCAAGACTCAAGAAGCCCTCCTGAAGCTCGAGGACAGAACCTCTAAACTCGAAGACACAACCTCCAAGCTCGAGGCGAAAATGGTCGAGCTCGCTGAGGCACAACGCAAGACTGAGGAGGCCTTAGCTATCATGACTCAATCGTTAACGCAGGTGAAAAAGGGACAGGAGGAACTCGCAATGAAAGTGGAGAGAATGGAGAAAACCGTTAGCAACATTGGGAAAAGATGGGGAGAGGACTACGAGGAACTGGTGAGGGGCTTCTTTAGGGACTTCGTAGATCAGGAGGGGTTAGACTTCAGTTACGTGAACAGGTTTACCTACAAGGACAAGGACGGTAAATATGGTAAGAAGGGAGCGAGGTATGAGGTGGACATCCTGGCTAAGAATGGCAAGGTTTACCTAGTTGAGGTCAAGTCCTTCGCCGAGAATGACGATATAGAGTGGTTTGATGTAAAGACCGACGTGATAATAGATGTCCTAGGGATTAAGAATTTCGTCAAGCTCTTCCTCGCTGTCAGCGTTGATAAGGATGCATTGGAGACTGCGAAGGATCTGGGGATAAGGCTAGTTTACGGCGACGTGTATGAAAGAAAGAAGTCAACCTCAGATAGTGAACTCTAG
- a CDS encoding pseudouridylate synthase, with protein MSKNSSAKWVAEQALALLERYPLCDSCLGRCFAKLGYGHLNSERGRAIKLSLLLEIDRRVKEHELPDLGEMKEILFNMGEVGESLFSHYFGTGFQRRSCYLCNDVLPQVKEDFATKALSLLRTSPMKYVLGVRLSPRMQELETSFAVTNGLVYYESMKAEIRREVGKRLSQLGFEPEIDNPEGELVYDMDSRNVEVIRKSQKTLYLYTRLSRGVPISSWYSKGGDSLDREIGNKIIIPFTEPSDVRILEPYPLVIEDYHEERKEVMGYSLVRTSTLGKSEFNLLMENKPFSRTYRVVFYSRERKGHEIYDGIQDTMIEARNYDELMEKVKSMNVEIISVDLIRTEGKHRRIRALLTRVE; from the coding sequence ATGTCGAAAAACTCTTCGGCCAAATGGGTGGCTGAACAGGCCTTAGCTTTACTTGAAAGATATCCCCTTTGCGATTCCTGTTTAGGAAGATGCTTCGCCAAGCTCGGTTACGGTCACCTTAACAGTGAAAGGGGAAGGGCCATAAAGCTCTCCCTGCTCCTTGAAATTGATAGGAGAGTCAAGGAACACGAGCTCCCAGATCTAGGGGAGATGAAGGAGATACTATTTAACATGGGAGAGGTCGGGGAATCACTTTTCTCCCACTATTTCGGAACAGGATTTCAGAGGAGATCGTGCTACCTGTGTAATGATGTCCTCCCCCAGGTAAAGGAGGACTTTGCCACGAAGGCCCTATCCCTCCTGAGAACTTCGCCCATGAAGTATGTCCTGGGTGTTAGGCTATCCCCCAGAATGCAGGAACTTGAGACAAGCTTCGCAGTTACGAATGGTCTCGTGTACTACGAGAGCATGAAGGCGGAGATAAGGAGGGAAGTGGGGAAGAGGTTATCACAGCTGGGTTTTGAGCCTGAAATCGATAACCCTGAGGGAGAGCTCGTATATGATATGGATTCTAGAAATGTTGAGGTGATAAGGAAGAGTCAAAAGACGCTCTACCTATACACCAGGCTCTCGAGGGGAGTCCCCATATCCTCTTGGTACTCTAAGGGAGGGGACTCGCTAGACAGGGAGATAGGAAACAAGATCATCATCCCCTTCACTGAGCCATCTGACGTCCGCATCCTGGAACCCTATCCGTTGGTGATTGAGGACTACCACGAGGAGAGGAAAGAGGTTATGGGCTACTCCCTGGTTAGGACCTCCACATTGGGCAAGAGTGAGTTCAACCTACTCATGGAAAACAAGCCCTTCTCTAGGACCTACCGAGTGGTCTTCTACTCCAGGGAGAGAAAGGGGCACGAGATATATGACGGCATACAGGACACCATGATTGAAGCTAGGAACTATGACGAGCTCATGGAGAAGGTAAAGTCCATGAACGTGGAGATCATTTCCGTAGACTTGATAAGAACTGAGGGAAAACATAGGAGAATAAGAGCCCTTTTAACCAGGGTCGAGTAA